One genomic segment of Paenibacillus sp. FSL H8-0332 includes these proteins:
- a CDS encoding helix-turn-helix domain-containing protein, which produces MTYKVVLADDHYPVLEYLSTSIPWDTLGLELSACCSDGRQAWEACQLHQPDILLTDIGMPAMNGLELIQKAREVNPQLQTIILSCHGEFEYAQKAVKLNVAEYILKESLQIDQVIAVLTEAVARLEVKLKSRNHYLQMEKLVSQNHAAIRTRFIRMFVEQPVWDEAEWFGQAEAMGISLHKGTPYLPVLAVPERSYELERRFGGVVNLQFVMDNMLQEFLEIDGIIQFALTERQFILFIPLPHILVRNLYEEFRNKFRHVQRMAKLHLRMGISFFYGEDTPSLIDIKKQIQALLDSHALRFYTAEGAIMKYAPVQTSGEDLFVHYSEILQQLRDCIQQEDSSQLAAKVREIKQYVGDQKYPVESVKSWLLKMVMELELKYVVMQNFVNNFNSERLQRSIQEFETLEQLMEWLEEFLKDKILMLSSMWKQNVRKEIAEAKRYVMNHIGEKVGMEEMAKRLGLNPTHFSRLFRLETGLTFIEYVTRMKMEQARDLLNQTNLTIVEIAEQLGYDNVSYFIKLFRNFSGITPAEFRKSF; this is translated from the coding sequence ATGACCTATAAAGTAGTACTAGCAGACGATCATTATCCGGTGTTGGAGTATTTAAGCACTTCGATTCCCTGGGACACCCTCGGCCTTGAACTATCGGCTTGCTGCTCGGACGGCAGACAGGCCTGGGAAGCCTGCCAGCTGCATCAGCCGGATATTCTGCTTACGGATATCGGCATGCCGGCGATGAATGGACTGGAGCTAATCCAGAAGGCGCGGGAGGTGAACCCTCAGCTTCAGACGATTATCCTGTCCTGCCACGGGGAATTCGAATATGCCCAGAAGGCTGTGAAACTGAATGTGGCCGAATATATATTGAAGGAGAGTCTGCAGATCGATCAGGTGATTGCCGTATTGACGGAGGCGGTGGCCCGGCTGGAGGTGAAATTGAAATCCCGTAACCATTATCTCCAGATGGAGAAGCTGGTCAGCCAGAACCATGCCGCCATCCGGACCAGGTTCATCCGCATGTTCGTGGAGCAGCCGGTCTGGGATGAAGCCGAGTGGTTCGGACAAGCCGAAGCGATGGGCATCAGCCTGCACAAAGGCACCCCGTATCTGCCTGTACTGGCGGTCCCGGAGCGCTCCTATGAGCTGGAGAGGCGGTTCGGCGGAGTGGTGAACCTGCAGTTCGTGATGGATAATATGCTGCAGGAATTCCTGGAGATAGACGGCATTATCCAGTTCGCGCTGACGGAACGGCAGTTCATCCTGTTCATTCCTTTGCCGCATATCCTCGTCCGCAATCTTTATGAGGAGTTCCGTAATAAATTCCGGCATGTTCAGAGAATGGCGAAGCTGCATCTGCGGATGGGGATTTCCTTCTTTTACGGGGAGGATACTCCAAGTCTGATCGACATTAAGAAGCAGATTCAGGCGCTGCTGGATTCCCATGCCCTGCGCTTCTATACCGCCGAGGGAGCGATTATGAAGTATGCGCCTGTCCAGACCAGCGGCGAGGACCTGTTCGTGCATTATTCGGAGATCCTCCAGCAGCTAAGGGACTGCATTCAGCAGGAGGACAGCTCGCAGCTTGCGGCCAAGGTCAGGGAGATCAAGCAGTATGTCGGGGACCAGAAATATCCGGTGGAGAGTGTAAAGAGCTGGCTGCTCAAAATGGTGATGGAGCTGGAATTGAAATATGTCGTCATGCAAAACTTCGTCAACAACTTCAACAGTGAGCGGCTCCAGCGCTCAATCCAGGAATTCGAAACGCTGGAGCAGCTCATGGAATGGCTGGAGGAATTCCTGAAGGATAAAATACTCATGCTAAGCTCCATGTGGAAGCAGAATGTCCGTAAAGAAATAGCCGAAGCCAAACGTTATGTGATGAATCATATAGGCGAGAAGGTTGGCATGGAGGAGATGGCGAAGCGTCTGGGCCTGAACCCCACCCATTTCAGCCGGTTATTCCGTCTGGAGACCGGGCTGACCTTCATTGAGTATGTGACCAGAATGAAAATGGAACAGGCCCGCGATCTCCTGAATCAGACGAACCTGACCATCGTGGAGATCGCCGAGCAGCTGGGTTATGACAACGTCAGCTACTTCATCAAGCTGTTCCGTAACTTCTCCGGCATAACTCCGGCGGAATTCCGGAAGTCCTTCTAG
- a CDS encoding histidine kinase, protein MKEKHRLSQLSFRQKLILTSIACLVIPALGMLYITNVYSKLIIREHSLEKSTQSLRIVQSQIDVIFEEMVSVSNFVHFDPEIKTLLEDAKTNPVAARTLTSRLEQVAGDTIDLRITLLDKEGHAYSDYSFYDYDPRQFLKRRWFSTLEQLPPYDTLFMGAEDNYLTSLQAEQPYIFMTARALREETTAAPYAYLIVSRSEASIRERFASLEEDVYLLDEEEIILSNRNQELVGTSFDHLLPVDELVFPDIVKFKGENQLLLSLPLKFARWRLISVAPYEQLTERLNGINRTGLIIQTIFAVSFLFALTVLLRRFTKPVLVLGKAARRVEDGDLMVRSGIRGTDEIGSLGHSFDNMLDRVQLMLRQVETEQELKRQAEIAMLQAQINPHFLFNVLSSIRLKLLMKQDEENAAIVGSLSAMLRASFSSREEFVSIASELDFTKQYMELMRFTMRYPTEYAVHVDKELLLETVPRFILQPIIENAYKHGFLQGGGRVVITIGLVQSRLTITIEDNGTGMEEHTLAALLQHIRQKDAEIGALSADGTPVAESAHGIGLINVYQRLKLIYGELFEMNIESIHGGRTTVQLTMPVKRIGADNHDL, encoded by the coding sequence ATGAAAGAAAAGCACAGGCTCAGTCAGCTCTCCTTCCGGCAAAAGCTAATCCTTACCTCCATCGCCTGCCTCGTGATTCCGGCACTGGGGATGCTCTATATTACCAATGTCTATTCCAAGCTGATTATCCGGGAGCATTCCTTGGAGAAATCCACGCAGTCCCTGAGAATTGTCCAGTCGCAAATTGATGTCATCTTCGAAGAGATGGTGTCGGTGTCGAACTTCGTCCATTTCGATCCGGAGATCAAGACCCTGCTGGAGGATGCCAAGACCAATCCCGTAGCTGCGCGGACCCTGACCAGCCGCCTGGAGCAGGTGGCCGGAGACACCATCGATCTGCGGATCACTCTGCTGGATAAGGAAGGACATGCCTATTCCGATTATTCCTTCTATGATTATGATCCCCGGCAATTTCTGAAACGGCGCTGGTTCTCCACTCTGGAGCAGCTCCCGCCGTATGACACCTTGTTTATGGGAGCAGAAGACAATTACCTGACCTCCCTGCAGGCTGAGCAGCCGTATATCTTCATGACAGCGCGTGCCTTAAGAGAAGAAACGACTGCCGCCCCCTACGCTTACCTGATTGTCAGCCGCAGCGAGGCTTCGATCCGTGAGCGGTTTGCTTCACTGGAAGAGGATGTGTATCTGCTGGACGAAGAGGAGATCATTCTGTCGAACCGGAACCAGGAGCTGGTAGGCACAAGCTTTGACCATCTGTTGCCTGTAGATGAGCTGGTCTTCCCTGACATCGTCAAGTTCAAGGGGGAGAATCAGCTCCTCCTCTCGCTGCCGCTGAAGTTTGCCAGATGGAGACTCATCAGTGTCGCTCCCTATGAGCAGCTAACGGAAAGGTTGAACGGGATTAACCGGACCGGCCTGATTATTCAGACGATATTTGCGGTCAGCTTCTTGTTCGCGCTGACGGTTCTGCTGCGGAGATTCACCAAGCCTGTGCTTGTCCTGGGTAAGGCGGCCCGCCGGGTGGAGGACGGGGATCTCATGGTGCGCTCGGGCATCCGGGGAACCGATGAGATCGGCAGCCTGGGGCACTCCTTCGATAACATGCTGGACCGGGTGCAGCTAATGCTCAGGCAGGTGGAGACGGAGCAGGAATTGAAGCGCCAGGCGGAGATTGCGATGCTGCAGGCCCAGATTAACCCGCATTTTCTATTCAATGTGCTTAGTTCGATCCGGCTGAAGCTGCTCATGAAGCAGGATGAGGAGAATGCTGCGATTGTCGGCTCCCTCTCCGCTATGCTGCGGGCCAGCTTTTCCAGCCGGGAGGAATTCGTCTCGATTGCCAGTGAGCTTGATTTCACGAAGCAGTATATGGAGTTAATGCGGTTCACGATGAGATATCCTACGGAATATGCAGTGCATGTAGACAAAGAGCTGCTCCTGGAGACGGTGCCGCGGTTCATCCTGCAGCCCATTATTGAGAATGCTTACAAGCACGGGTTCTTGCAGGGCGGAGGGCGGGTCGTCATCACCATCGGACTCGTTCAGTCCAGGCTAACCATTACCATCGAGGATAACGGCACGGGAATGGAGGAGCATACGCTCGCAGCTCTGCTTCAGCACATCAGGCAGAAGGATGCGGAGATAGGCGCCCTGAGTGCTGACGGGACGCCAGTGGCAGAGTCCGCTCACGGCATCGGATTAATCAACGTCTACCAGCGGCTCAAGCTAATCTACGGGGAGCTCTTCGAGATGAACATTGAGAGCATTCACGGGGGGCGCACCACCGTACAGTTAACCATGCCCGTGAAGCGGATAGGAGCAGATAATCATGACCTATAA
- a CDS encoding sugar ABC transporter permease, whose amino-acid sequence MEVITEEGTAKRSGSPGISKMRKQSFYDNIAGYLFIAPMLILTVTLVIIPILLSGVISFSNWNFVSGLDGFGFVGLDNYTRLVQDESFHRSLYNNLIMIGVVPVAMFLALVLAVLINKATYFKTFFKVIYFMPFISSFVAIALLWRVLYHPNNGPINGFLRSIGFEHPPMWLADPKFALVSVMIIMVWTSLGFNMVIYLAGLQNISRDLYEAADVDGASPLRQFFRITLPLLSPTSFFLLITGVVGSFKVFDLIMVLTGGGPAGSTSVIVYYLYEVAFVNLESGYASAMGIILLILILLVTLFQWVGQKKWVNY is encoded by the coding sequence GTGGAGGTTATTACTGAAGAGGGGACGGCAAAACGGTCCGGCAGCCCCGGGATCAGCAAGATGCGCAAGCAATCCTTTTACGACAATATTGCAGGGTATTTATTCATTGCCCCCATGCTCATTCTGACCGTAACACTGGTAATTATTCCGATTCTCCTATCCGGTGTGATCAGCTTCTCGAACTGGAACTTTGTATCCGGTCTGGACGGGTTCGGGTTTGTCGGTCTGGATAACTACACCCGGCTGGTGCAGGACGAGTCCTTTCACCGCTCGCTCTACAACAACCTGATCATGATCGGCGTCGTTCCGGTAGCGATGTTCCTGGCGCTGGTGCTGGCGGTGTTGATCAACAAGGCAACGTATTTCAAAACCTTTTTCAAAGTGATCTACTTCATGCCCTTCATCTCGAGCTTCGTGGCGATTGCCTTGCTCTGGAGAGTGCTCTATCACCCGAACAACGGTCCGATCAACGGCTTCCTCAGATCTATCGGATTCGAGCATCCGCCCATGTGGCTGGCTGATCCCAAGTTCGCACTAGTCTCGGTCATGATTATTATGGTCTGGACTTCACTCGGCTTCAACATGGTCATCTATCTGGCGGGCCTTCAGAATATCTCACGGGATTTGTATGAAGCCGCCGATGTGGACGGGGCCTCACCCCTCAGACAATTCTTCAGAATTACACTGCCGCTGCTGTCGCCTACGTCCTTCTTCCTGCTCATCACAGGAGTTGTCGGGTCCTTCAAGGTCTTCGATCTGATTATGGTGTTAACCGGCGGCGGCCCGGCAGGCTCAACCTCCGTCATTGTCTACTATCTGTATGAGGTGGCGTTCGTGAATCTGGAGTCGGGTTATGCTTCGGCGATGGGCATTATTCTGCTGATACTCATCCTGCTGGTGACCTTGTTTCAATGGGTCGGACAAAAGAAATGGGTCAACTACTAG
- a CDS encoding carbohydrate ABC transporter permease, translating to MRSIKLNRVIVTIFMGVAGILFIMPFLWMLSASFKPELDVMKYPIEWIPSKWNMVENYKQVWAGAVPFTLYYWNTTKVTLMSTALSLIISAMAAYGFSKIIFKGRDILFLVVLATFMIPTQAILVPQFIMYRWLGLFDSHFGLVLLAASGVLGTFLLRQFFLGIHDEIIESARIDAAGHWTIFMRIAMPLVQPALATYMILRFIWTWNDYQNPLIFLRSDSLFTLQLGIRKFADFSGEFYSLMMAGAVSAILPLLIIFMIGQKQVIEGVAMGSVKG from the coding sequence ATGCGATCGATCAAGCTTAACCGTGTTATTGTCACCATCTTCATGGGGGTTGCTGGAATCCTGTTCATTATGCCGTTCTTATGGATGCTCTCTGCCTCCTTCAAGCCCGAGCTGGATGTCATGAAATATCCGATAGAATGGATTCCGTCGAAATGGAATATGGTGGAGAACTACAAGCAGGTATGGGCGGGAGCCGTGCCGTTCACACTCTATTACTGGAACACCACGAAGGTGACCCTGATGTCTACAGCGCTGTCGCTGATTATTTCTGCGATGGCGGCTTACGGCTTCTCCAAAATCATTTTCAAAGGGCGGGATATTCTCTTCCTGGTTGTCCTGGCCACCTTCATGATTCCGACGCAGGCCATTCTGGTTCCGCAGTTCATCATGTACCGCTGGCTTGGACTGTTCGACAGCCATTTCGGGCTGGTGCTGCTTGCCGCCTCCGGCGTGCTTGGAACCTTCCTGCTGAGACAGTTCTTCCTGGGAATCCATGATGAAATTATTGAATCGGCGCGGATTGATGCAGCGGGCCACTGGACGATCTTCATGCGGATTGCCATGCCACTGGTGCAGCCAGCCCTTGCTACCTATATGATTCTCCGCTTTATCTGGACCTGGAATGATTACCAGAATCCGCTGATCTTCCTTCGTTCCGATTCATTGTTTACCCTGCAGCTGGGCATCCGGAAATTCGCTGATTTCAGCGGCGAGTTCTACTCCTTGATGATGGCAGGCGCTGTATCGGCCATTCTGCCGTTGTTAATTATTTTCATGATCGGCCAGAAGCAGGTGATTGAGGGAGTTGCGATGGGCAGTGTCAAAGGCTAG
- a CDS encoding sugar ABC transporter substrate-binding protein has protein sequence MSKVKRNLFIALPLLSLLVSGCGGAGNAEKEPAATGAGKDGNTPVTIKLSNWYAKKMDNWDVVIAEFEKQHPNIKVEFASAEDNNSNEYYKKLDLAVAGGDDLDIIMFSNMTFLSQRAGLGMIEPLDDYLAKDSINFKDEYTSDTSIDGKVYGLPGKSSQGLVIINENHLKEAGLELPKDWTWDQYMEYAKAMTKKTGDKTRYGTYFHSWIQYGYVVQNFGQPVNANLTTDDGKTANIDNPFMRKSLEMRLQGEAEGSATPYSEVVSQKLNYRPQYFNQDTSMLVTGTFLIPETGGTDTIPATFKTVFAPLPKMKMEDPMSSNVSGDVLSVYSKSKHKDEAYTFIRWFSTEGIVLQGKNIPSWKKANLNDVVDRIIAGSKTPEMIDKASLLYVLENTKSTTAATAVPYHAELEKVLLEEFDKMMLSGQSIDDTIQHAQTKIQKIIDSKS, from the coding sequence ATGTCAAAAGTAAAACGTAATCTATTCATCGCCTTACCGCTGTTATCCCTGCTGGTATCCGGTTGCGGAGGCGCTGGCAATGCAGAGAAGGAGCCGGCGGCAACGGGTGCCGGGAAGGATGGCAATACACCGGTAACGATCAAGCTGAGCAACTGGTATGCCAAAAAAATGGACAACTGGGATGTCGTAATTGCCGAGTTCGAGAAGCAGCATCCGAACATTAAGGTGGAATTCGCCTCTGCGGAGGACAATAACTCCAACGAGTATTATAAGAAGCTCGACCTGGCGGTGGCCGGCGGCGATGATCTGGATATTATCATGTTCAGTAACATGACCTTCCTGTCCCAGCGGGCAGGCCTGGGGATGATTGAGCCGCTGGATGATTATCTGGCCAAGGACAGCATTAATTTCAAGGACGAATATACATCCGATACCAGTATTGACGGCAAGGTCTATGGACTGCCCGGCAAGTCCTCCCAGGGTCTGGTTATTATCAATGAGAATCATCTGAAGGAGGCCGGACTTGAGCTGCCCAAGGACTGGACCTGGGATCAGTATATGGAATACGCCAAGGCGATGACGAAGAAAACGGGCGATAAAACCCGGTACGGCACCTACTTCCACAGCTGGATTCAATATGGCTATGTGGTGCAGAACTTCGGCCAGCCGGTGAATGCCAATCTGACTACCGATGACGGCAAGACCGCCAATATCGACAATCCGTTCATGCGCAAGTCCCTTGAAATGCGTCTTCAGGGCGAAGCGGAAGGCTCCGCAACCCCTTACTCTGAGGTGGTCAGCCAGAAGCTGAACTACAGACCGCAATATTTCAACCAGGACACCAGTATGCTTGTTACGGGGACCTTCCTGATCCCGGAGACTGGGGGAACGGATACCATTCCGGCTACCTTCAAGACCGTGTTCGCTCCGCTGCCGAAGATGAAGATGGAAGATCCGATGTCCTCGAATGTGAGCGGGGATGTTCTGAGCGTCTACAGCAAGTCCAAGCATAAAGACGAGGCCTACACCTTCATCCGCTGGTTCTCCACCGAAGGGATCGTGCTGCAAGGCAAGAATATCCCGTCCTGGAAAAAAGCGAATCTGAACGATGTGGTCGACCGGATCATTGCAGGCAGCAAAACCCCGGAGATGATCGATAAAGCTTCCCTGCTCTATGTTCTGGAGAATACCAAATCCACTACTGCGGCTACGGCAGTGCCTTATCACGCTGAGCTGGAGAAGGTGCTGCTGGAGGAGTTCGATAAAATGATGCTGTCCGGTCAAAGTATTGATGATACGATTCAGCATGCACAAACCAAGATTCAGAAGATTATTGATTCCAAATCCTGA
- the uidA gene encoding beta-glucuronidase has translation MLYPMMTETRSLYDLGGVWNFKLDDGSGWDESWQASKLTDTIPMAVPSAYNDLGVSPEIRNHVGWVWYERELSLPRNVMNERLVLRFGSATHKAKVFINGSLVMEHAGGFLPFEGVINDYIRPGTNRLTVAVHNVVDYTTLPVGLYTESEGPDGKLKVKNQPNFDFFNFAGLQRPVRIYSTPLTFVQDVTVVTDYKEEQGEERQGIVRYSVDISGEAEVRVTVLDEEGNMVCSGTEPSGVLDIPSVRLWQPLNAYLYTLKIELLQAEQLVDVYELPFGVRKVEVRDGQFLINNQPFYFKGYGRHEDTPFHGRGLDEAANIMDFNLMKWSGANSFRTAHYPYAEEVMRLADREGFVVINETPAVGLDLNFLVMFSGGSKKDTWAEVQTFEHHRQVIRELINRDKNHACVVMWNVANEPASYEDGAYEYFKPLIEQLREEDPQHRPVTLVTHIEASPANDRISELIDVLAFNRYYGWYVDGGDLESAKVKLRQELEAWSQRCPGKPMMMTEYGTDTVAGLHDVEPIMFTEEYQVAFYKANHEVFDEFAGFVGEQVWNFADFATSQGIIRVQGNKKGIFTRDRKPKAAAHELRRRWTEIPDFGYKK, from the coding sequence ATGCTGTATCCAATGATGACGGAAACCCGGAGTCTGTATGATCTGGGCGGGGTATGGAATTTCAAGCTGGACGATGGCTCCGGCTGGGACGAGAGCTGGCAGGCATCGAAGCTCACAGATACGATTCCTATGGCGGTGCCCTCAGCTTACAATGATCTTGGCGTAAGCCCGGAGATTCGTAATCATGTCGGCTGGGTCTGGTATGAGCGGGAGCTGTCCCTTCCGCGTAACGTCATGAATGAGCGGCTTGTCCTGAGGTTCGGTTCGGCGACCCATAAGGCGAAGGTATTTATCAATGGAAGCTTGGTGATGGAGCATGCCGGCGGCTTCCTTCCCTTCGAGGGAGTGATTAATGACTATATCCGGCCTGGAACGAACCGGCTGACGGTAGCTGTTCATAACGTCGTGGATTACACCACATTGCCTGTTGGCCTGTACACGGAGAGCGAAGGACCGGACGGGAAGCTGAAGGTGAAGAACCAGCCGAACTTTGATTTCTTCAACTTTGCCGGATTGCAGCGGCCGGTGCGGATCTATTCCACGCCGCTCACCTTCGTTCAAGACGTCACTGTAGTGACCGATTACAAGGAGGAGCAGGGGGAGGAGAGGCAGGGGATAGTCCGCTATAGCGTGGACATTAGCGGAGAAGCTGAGGTCCGGGTTACGGTATTGGATGAAGAGGGGAACATGGTCTGCTCAGGCACGGAGCCGTCCGGTGTACTGGATATTCCATCTGTCAGACTATGGCAGCCGTTGAATGCCTATCTGTATACCCTAAAGATTGAGCTTCTGCAAGCGGAGCAGTTGGTTGATGTCTACGAGCTGCCATTCGGTGTGCGGAAGGTTGAAGTCAGGGACGGACAGTTCCTGATCAACAACCAGCCCTTCTACTTCAAGGGGTACGGCAGACATGAGGATACTCCGTTCCATGGACGGGGCCTGGATGAAGCCGCGAACATTATGGATTTCAATCTGATGAAATGGTCCGGGGCCAACTCCTTCCGCACGGCGCATTATCCGTATGCCGAGGAAGTGATGCGGCTGGCCGACCGTGAAGGCTTCGTCGTGATTAATGAGACTCCGGCGGTAGGCCTGGATCTTAATTTCCTGGTGATGTTCTCAGGAGGTTCGAAGAAGGATACCTGGGCAGAGGTCCAGACCTTCGAGCATCACCGGCAGGTGATCCGGGAGCTGATTAACCGGGATAAGAACCATGCCTGTGTAGTGATGTGGAATGTAGCGAACGAACCGGCCTCCTATGAGGATGGGGCATACGAATACTTCAAGCCGCTGATCGAGCAGCTGCGGGAAGAAGACCCGCAGCATCGTCCGGTGACCCTGGTGACGCATATTGAGGCATCCCCGGCGAACGACAGAATCTCTGAGCTGATCGATGTGCTGGCCTTCAACCGGTATTACGGCTGGTATGTGGACGGGGGCGACCTGGAGTCTGCGAAGGTCAAGCTGCGGCAGGAGCTGGAAGCGTGGAGCCAGCGGTGCCCCGGCAAGCCGATGATGATGACCGAATATGGAACCGATACTGTGGCCGGACTACATGATGTGGAGCCAATCATGTTCACGGAAGAATATCAGGTGGCGTTCTACAAGGCTAACCACGAGGTCTTCGACGAGTTTGCCGGTTTTGTGGGCGAACAGGTATGGAATTTCGCCGACTTTGCTACCAGCCAGGGTATTATCCGTGTGCAGGGGAACAAGAAGGGCATCTTCACCCGTGACCGCAAGCCCAAGGCGGCAGCCCACGAGCTGCGCCGGAGATGGACGGAGATCCCGGATTTTGGATATAAGAAGTAG
- the ltrA gene encoding group II intron reverse transcriptase/maturase — MNANRLTTPKEKVQELQEKLGHAAKENNKRKFHALYDKVYRWDVLSEAWRRVKANKGAAGVDAVTLADIEAQGEIRFLKDCERELKEGSYHPQPVRRHYIPKKDGKPRPLGIPTVRDRVLQMATKLVIEPIFEADFKEVSFGFRPKRGAKGALERIRKACNRKGNWVVDVDIQGYFDNINQEKLMKLVQMRINDRRILKLIRKWLHAGVMEEGKVRRSDLGTPQGGVISPLLANIYLNYFDRLWEKHGSGLGELTRYADDFVVVCKTKKDAEHAYELIRTIMERLELTLHPTKTRIVGLWTGDEGFDFLGMHHRKTKAETSQGKVYYTTQQWLTKKAEERIRGVVKDRLAPPGMRWKSFEEHVEWLNPKIQGWRNYYYTNYSQKRLAKLDWYILQRFTRWYAKKRQRRRWMSSFPEVKYMANKCGLKTLL; from the coding sequence GTGAATGCCAACCGGCTAACGACACCCAAAGAAAAAGTTCAAGAACTCCAAGAAAAGCTAGGTCATGCGGCCAAGGAGAACAACAAGCGTAAATTCCATGCGCTGTACGACAAAGTCTATCGCTGGGATGTGCTGAGTGAAGCCTGGAGACGAGTTAAGGCAAACAAGGGAGCGGCTGGAGTAGATGCCGTGACGCTCGCAGATATTGAAGCACAAGGAGAAATACGGTTCCTGAAGGACTGTGAGCGAGAACTGAAAGAAGGCAGCTACCATCCGCAGCCCGTACGGCGGCACTATATCCCGAAGAAAGACGGGAAGCCAAGACCACTAGGCATCCCTACGGTACGAGACCGAGTCCTACAGATGGCAACCAAACTGGTGATTGAACCCATCTTTGAAGCCGATTTTAAAGAAGTCTCCTTCGGATTTCGCCCGAAGCGAGGTGCAAAAGGAGCACTGGAACGAATCCGGAAAGCCTGCAACCGCAAAGGAAATTGGGTAGTCGACGTCGATATCCAAGGTTACTTCGACAATATAAATCAAGAGAAACTCATGAAATTGGTACAGATGCGTATCAATGACAGACGGATTTTGAAGCTTATACGGAAGTGGCTTCATGCGGGAGTGATGGAAGAAGGAAAGGTACGGCGTTCCGATCTAGGGACACCCCAAGGTGGTGTCATCTCGCCACTGCTGGCGAATATCTATTTGAACTACTTTGACCGGTTATGGGAGAAACACGGAAGTGGGCTGGGAGAACTGACGAGGTATGCAGACGACTTCGTTGTGGTCTGTAAAACCAAAAAGGATGCAGAACATGCATATGAACTCATCCGCACCATTATGGAACGTCTAGAACTCACGCTGCATCCGACCAAAACCCGCATTGTAGGTCTGTGGACAGGAGACGAAGGCTTCGACTTCTTAGGAATGCACCACCGAAAAACGAAAGCAGAAACCTCTCAAGGGAAGGTGTACTATACCACTCAGCAGTGGCTAACGAAGAAGGCAGAGGAACGCATCCGAGGCGTGGTCAAAGACAGATTAGCACCGCCTGGCATGCGCTGGAAATCGTTTGAGGAACACGTGGAATGGCTCAACCCAAAGATTCAGGGATGGAGAAATTACTATTACACGAACTACAGCCAAAAGAGGTTAGCGAAGCTGGATTGGTATATTCTGCAGCGATTTACCCGGTGGTATGCAAAGAAGAGACAACGGAGGAGATGGATGAGCTCATTCCCGGAGGTCAAGTATATGGCCAATAAGTGTGGACTAAAAACGCTATTGTGA
- a CDS encoding AraC family transcriptional regulator, producing MNEPFELRYDPIHKDYLYLHRTTTYNMGTFYHRHEAYELYLFLRGNVNFYIENSCYHLERGDLLVLNPEEMHRSFSQDESEYERITINLQKSYLHRLSTPATPLSWCFDYRPKGKGNIVHLEEAELQQVLRLTGDLEEVLSSDAYGADILANSMLAQLLVLTNSVFHRTSIVPADIMPELVRRTMEYIDAHLGQTLTLEQLSSTFHLNSTYISRQFKQHTGLTLRSYILDRRISLAKACLREGLSLTEACYQSGFSDYANFIRSFTKVAGVSPGRYARQEL from the coding sequence ATGAACGAGCCATTTGAGCTTCGCTATGACCCTATCCATAAAGATTACCTCTACCTGCACAGGACAACCACCTATAATATGGGAACCTTCTATCATCGTCATGAAGCCTATGAGCTGTACTTATTTCTGCGTGGCAACGTCAACTTCTATATTGAGAACAGCTGCTACCACCTGGAACGAGGAGATCTGCTTGTGCTGAACCCGGAAGAAATGCATCGTTCCTTCAGCCAGGATGAATCGGAATATGAACGGATTACGATCAATCTCCAAAAATCTTATCTGCACCGCCTGTCTACTCCGGCTACCCCTCTATCCTGGTGCTTCGACTACCGCCCGAAGGGTAAGGGCAACATCGTTCATCTGGAGGAAGCCGAGCTTCAGCAGGTTCTCAGGTTGACCGGCGATCTGGAGGAGGTCCTCTCATCGGATGCGTATGGGGCAGATATCCTCGCCAACAGCATGCTTGCTCAATTATTGGTGCTGACCAACAGCGTGTTTCATAGAACAAGCATCGTTCCTGCGGATATCATGCCGGAGCTGGTCCGCAGGACCATGGAGTATATTGATGCCCATCTGGGCCAGACCCTCACGCTTGAGCAGCTTAGCAGCACCTTTCATTTGAACAGCACCTATATCAGCCGCCAGTTCAAACAGCACACAGGCCTGACGCTACGTTCCTACATACTGGATCGCCGGATTTCGTTAGCCAAGGCTTGTCTCCGCGAAGGGCTTAGCCTTACCGAGGCCTGTTATCAATCCGGCTTCAGCGATTACGCCAACTTCATCCGCAGCTTCACCAAGGTGGCCGGAGTATCCCCTGGAAGGTACGCCAGGCAGGAACTGTAG